The following coding sequences lie in one Nocardioides sambongensis genomic window:
- a CDS encoding CCA tRNA nucleotidyltransferase, whose product MVDVQAAVTAELDRIAPVVDELGERFAAAGHELHLVGGPVRDAMLGRRSNDLDFTTSARPEVSERILRAWGDAWWDMGRDFGTIGARLGEWVVEVTTYRSEAYDPDSRKPDVEYGDSLAGDLGRRDFTVNAMAVKVPGRELEDPFGGVVDLATGVLRTPGRPEDSFSDDPLRMMRAARFAAQLGFTVAPEVVAAMTAMADRIEIISAERVRDELVKLISAPQPRLGLELLVETGLADRVLPELPALKLERDEHHRHKDVYDHTLTVLEQSIDLEARLGEDGGPDFVSRFAALMHDVGKPKTRRFLDDGTVTFHHHDVVGAKLTRKRMRALRFSNDVTDAVCSLVELHLRFHGYGTGEWTDSAVRRYVRDAGDQLARLHVLTRADCTTRNRRKAQRLARTYDDLEARIERLEAEEELASLRPDLDGNQIMEILGIGPGREVGEAYKFLLELRLDNGPMSTEDATAALRGWWAERG is encoded by the coding sequence GTGGTCGACGTGCAGGCCGCGGTGACCGCCGAGCTGGACCGGATCGCGCCGGTCGTCGACGAGCTCGGCGAGCGGTTCGCCGCCGCCGGGCACGAGCTCCACCTGGTCGGCGGCCCGGTGCGCGACGCGATGCTCGGCCGCCGTTCCAACGACCTCGACTTCACCACCTCGGCGCGCCCGGAGGTGAGCGAGCGGATCCTCCGCGCGTGGGGCGACGCGTGGTGGGACATGGGGCGCGACTTCGGCACCATCGGCGCCCGGCTGGGCGAGTGGGTGGTCGAGGTGACGACGTACCGGTCCGAGGCCTACGACCCGGACAGCCGCAAGCCCGACGTCGAGTACGGCGACAGCCTGGCCGGCGACCTGGGCCGGCGCGACTTCACGGTCAACGCGATGGCGGTGAAGGTGCCCGGGCGCGAGCTCGAGGACCCGTTCGGCGGCGTCGTCGACCTGGCCACCGGCGTCCTGCGCACCCCCGGTCGCCCCGAGGACTCCTTCTCCGACGACCCGCTGCGGATGATGCGGGCGGCCCGGTTCGCAGCGCAGCTCGGCTTCACCGTCGCTCCCGAGGTGGTCGCCGCGATGACCGCGATGGCGGACCGGATCGAGATCATCTCCGCCGAGCGGGTGCGCGACGAGCTGGTGAAGCTGATCTCCGCCCCGCAGCCGCGGCTCGGCCTCGAGCTGCTGGTGGAGACCGGGCTGGCCGACCGGGTCCTCCCGGAGCTGCCCGCGCTCAAGCTGGAGCGCGACGAGCACCACCGGCACAAGGACGTCTACGACCACACCCTCACCGTGCTGGAGCAGTCGATCGACCTCGAGGCCCGACTCGGCGAGGACGGCGGCCCCGACTTCGTCTCCCGGTTCGCCGCGCTGATGCACGACGTCGGCAAGCCGAAGACGCGACGGTTCCTCGACGACGGCACGGTCACCTTCCACCACCACGACGTGGTCGGCGCCAAGCTGACCCGCAAGCGGATGCGTGCGCTGCGCTTCTCCAACGACGTCACCGACGCGGTCTGCTCGCTGGTCGAGCTGCACCTGCGGTTCCACGGCTACGGCACCGGCGAGTGGACCGACTCCGCGGTGCGCCGCTACGTCCGCGACGCCGGTGACCAGCTCGCCCGGCTGCACGTGCTGACCCGCGCCGACTGCACCACCCGCAACCGGCGGAAGGCGCAGCGGCTGGCCCGCACCTACGACGACCTCGAGGCGCGGATCGAGCGGCTCGAGGCCGAGGAGGAGCTGGCCTCGCTGCGCCCGGACCTCGACGGCAACCAGATCATGGAGATCCTGGGCATCGGCCCCGGCCGCGAGGTCGGCGAGGCGTACAAGTTCCTGCTCGAGCTGCGCCTGGACAACGGCCCGATGAGCACCGAGGACGCGACCGCGGCACTGCGGGGCTGGTGGGCCGAGCGCGGCTAG